The bacterium genome window below encodes:
- a CDS encoding amidase yields MDDGPLWWPVPRLVKAYRDGSLSPVEVAELAQARIAETDPILHAFVLATPELAKRQATAAEAAYRNGRQGPLAGVPVSIKDAFHVEGQVTTLGSLAHTGDVARHDSGAVRRLRRAGAVFVGKTNVPEFCQSATTDNLLGPDTANPFDPGRTTGGSSGGAAASVASGACTLGLGSDGGGSIRIPAAFCGLVGLKPTYGAVDDAGGFQAFSPFVSAGPLARSVDDARYMHSVLAAAGTAAPGTAAGTGRRRVAWCSNPEDRPVDPGLAAVVTSAVEKLAACGHHVSQVELDLGGWEDLFGTLVLAEEGERRGHLLRGPHRLTTYQERSLRAAEQLDPETLHDARSALAQYRARVDRYFRDHDVIATPATATTAFELGRRPGTIAGRRVGRLWGAFPFAVPFNVSGHPAIVLPVGFVDGLPVAIQLVGRHDADLDLLSLAEQLESGLNLRPFARLPSRIPAS; encoded by the coding sequence GTGGATGACGGCCCCCTCTGGTGGCCCGTGCCGCGGCTGGTCAAGGCCTACCGCGACGGCTCGCTCTCGCCCGTCGAGGTAGCGGAGTTGGCCCAGGCCCGCATCGCCGAGACCGATCCGATCCTCCATGCGTTCGTCCTGGCCACCCCCGAGCTGGCCAAGCGCCAGGCTACGGCGGCCGAGGCGGCATACAGGAACGGCCGCCAAGGCCCCCTCGCCGGCGTCCCGGTCTCGATCAAGGACGCCTTCCACGTCGAGGGCCAGGTCACCACGCTCGGTTCGCTGGCCCACACGGGCGACGTGGCCCGCCACGACTCAGGCGCCGTGCGCCGCCTGCGTAGGGCCGGAGCCGTGTTCGTCGGCAAGACCAACGTCCCGGAGTTCTGCCAGTCGGCCACCACCGACAACCTGCTCGGTCCCGACACCGCCAACCCCTTCGACCCCGGCCGCACCACGGGAGGGTCCAGCGGCGGCGCCGCGGCCTCGGTCGCCTCGGGGGCTTGCACTCTGGGGCTCGGTTCCGACGGCGGGGGATCGATCCGCATCCCGGCGGCGTTCTGCGGCCTGGTGGGCCTGAAACCCACCTACGGCGCCGTGGACGACGCCGGCGGCTTCCAGGCCTTCAGCCCGTTCGTCTCCGCCGGCCCGCTGGCCCGATCCGTAGACGACGCTCGATACATGCATTCCGTCCTCGCTGCAGCCGGCACCGCAGCCCCGGGCACCGCCGCAGGGACGGGCCGGCGCCGTGTCGCATGGTGCTCCAACCCGGAGGACCGCCCGGTCGACCCCGGTCTCGCTGCCGTCGTCACCTCGGCGGTGGAGAAGCTCGCCGCCTGCGGTCACCACGTCAGTCAGGTCGAACTGGACCTCGGAGGATGGGAGGATTTGTTCGGGACGCTCGTGCTCGCCGAGGAGGGCGAGCGCCGCGGCCACCTGCTCCGCGGTCCCCACCGGCTGACGACGTACCAGGAGCGATCCCTCAGAGCGGCCGAGCAACTGGACCCGGAGACCCTCCACGACGCCCGCTCGGCCCTCGCGCAGTACCGGGCACGGGTGGACCGGTACTTCCGTGACCACGACGTGATCGCCACCCCCGCCACCGCCACCACCGCCTTCGAGCTCGGACGCCGGCCGGGGACCATCGCCGGCCGGCGGGTGGGACGGCTGTGGGGGGCATTCCCGTTCGCGGTGCCCTTCAACGTCTCCGGACATCCCGCCATAGTGCTCCCGGTGGGTTTCGTGGACGGCCTACCGGTCGCTATCCAACTCGTCGGGCGGCACGATGCCGACCTCGACCTGCTCTCCCTCGCCGAGCAACTCGAATCCGGATTGAACCTCCGGCCCTTCGCCCGGCTGCCGTCCCGAATCCCGGCCTCATGA